A region of Coccinella septempunctata chromosome 5, icCocSept1.1, whole genome shotgun sequence DNA encodes the following proteins:
- the LOC123313478 gene encoding GATOR complex protein MIOS-B, translating into MAARLEIVWTPQPNKFITWGSDISLYEVQQLRNNANPNIKLSSTCGANLVSTNTNHHYIKCLDVHPKLDEDLLLAVGNTYGKVSLSTFGPSSVFDSQGLPGKDFVPRHSRPCNTVVWNPIDNNVLAVGLEKYRSDYAVLLWDIMKYPTINENAGRIPMNTVQPAVELARPIAEYGVSEHAHSISWFKSSSKQMAVGMNNKNIKLLDFRDPNKLVISNLTKAVYGVTVDPHNDKHLASFLDNQIFIWDIRNFEKPIVTLPHAKPLVKIEWCPTKYNLLGVLQKDSSSITLYDIQHTVVGDEEIEPSVLERNVLPGSPHNITSFSWHLLDESRFLTIALSGSIIDFTVFDRITLNWGASSNIVWTYGCKTMKYIQDATLNDISYHIKKRAKLGYGLKDEFWKNSEIVEDEMLSNLWNWLYLSGKLVEKGFFGDKDSAREAFSKHPGVQSVLRLDPNINRSEMVTFNWADLGNPNCSGSIRIYKQEERQKAMHLCSWHFDSSANALVDHIQQLEKDKAYTRAAALAVFNLKVKTAIEILGKAPENSASGGPPLQVVAMALAGFCDDKNSTWRQFCSSLKGKMSDPYLRAIFAFLTSDNYTYDNVLNENGMAVDDRIAFACMFLPDKQLHGYLKKLSDKLTEEGNLDGLLLTGATPDGIKLLQKYLEVTGDIQSTALIAAQAFSDDVNPDTVRVWIENYRNLLDTWQLWNERAKFDIMLSSFRPNERQPQQVYVSCNFCGKSISACMQGLNRTRGQFSRMGSASNNLKMSSCPNCRKPLPRCSICLMHMGTKTVSPTADVESTKVMEFPNWFTWCQTCRHGGHASHMVHWFKEHSECPVTACNCRCINIDSITNSMMAK; encoded by the exons ATGGCTGCTAGATTAGAAATAGTATGGACCCCTCAGCCAAATAAATTCATCACCTGGGGTTCTGATATATCTCTATATGAGGTGCAGCAATTACGGAATAATGCTAACCCAA ACATCAAGTTATCTAGCACTTGCGGTGCAAATCTTGTATCCACCAACACAAACCATCATTACATTAAATGTTTAGATGTGCACCCTAAACTCGATGAAGATTTGCTATTGGCTGTTGGAAATACTTATGGAAAGGTATCTTTATCTACTTTTGGGCCTTCAAGTGTTTTTGATTCTCAAGGATTGCCTGGAAAAGACTTCG TACCAAGACATTCACGTCCTTGCAATACTGTGGTATGGAACCCAATTGACAATAATGTTCTTGCGGTGGGTTTGGAAAAGTACAGGTCGGACTATGCTGTACTACTTTGGGACATAATGAAATATCCAACGATAAATGAGAATGCTGGTAGAATTCCTATGAATACTGTGCAGCCAGCTGTTGAACTAGCTAGGCCTATAGCTGAATATGGGGTGTCTGAGCATGCTCACAGCATTTCTTGGTTCAAGTCAAGTAGCAAACAAATGGCGGTTGGAATGAACAACAAAAACATCAAACTTCTTGATTTCAGAG ATCCAAATAAGCTGGTTATATCTAATTTGACAAAGGCTGTATATGGAGTAACAGTTGATCCTCATAACGATAAACATTTAGCGTCATTTTTGGATAATCAGATATTCATCTGGGATATAAGGAATTTCGAAAAGCCAATAGTGACCCTTCCACATGCTAAGCCACTAGTAAAAATTGAGTGGTGCCCTACTAA ATACAACCTATTGGGAGTCTTGCAAAAAGATAGTTCGAGCATAACTTTGTACGATATACAACATACAGTGGTAGGAGATGAAGAAATAGAGCCTTCAGTTTTGGAAAGAAATGTTCTCCCAGGTTCTCCCCACAACATAACCTCATTCTCTTGGCATCTATTGGACGAGAGTCGTTTTCTCACTATTGCTTTATCTG GGTCTATTATTGACTTCACAGTGTTTGACAGGATAACACTGAATTGGGGGGCTTCGTCCAATATTGTATGGACCTATGGATGCAAGACTATGAAATATATTCAAGATGCAACCCTGAATGATATATCTTATCACATCAAGAAGAGGGCAAAACTTGGTTATGGTTTGAAG GATGAATTTTGGAAGAACAGTGAAATAGTTGAAGATGAAATGCTGTCTAATTTATGGAATTGGCTCTATCTGAGTGGAAAACTCGTTGAAAAGGGCTTTTTTGGCGATAAGGACTCGGCACGGGAGGCCTTCTCTAAGCATCCAGGTGTACAATCAGTACTTAGGTTGGATCCTAACATCAATAGGTCCGAAATGGTAACCTTCAATTGGGCTGATTTGGGAAATCCCAATTGCAGTGGAAGTATACGCATTTATAA ACAAGAAGAACGTCAGAAAGCAATGCACCTGTGCAGCTGGCACTTTGACAGTTCAGCAAACGCACTAGTCGATCACATACAGCAACTGGAAAAAGATAAAGCATATACAAGAGCCGCCGCTTTAGCCgttttcaatttgaaagttAAGACTGCTATAGAAATACTAGGGAAGGCACCTGAAAACTCTGCTTCCGGTGGACCCCCATTGCAAGTTGTTGCTATGGCTCTAGCTGGTTTCTGTGATGATAAAAATAGCACTTGGAGGCAGTTTTGTTCGTCCTTGAAGGGAAAAATGTCAGATCCTTATTTAAGGGCGATATTCGCATTTTTAACCTCGGATAATTACACTTATGATAATGTGCTG AATGAAAATGGTATGGCTGTCGATGATAGAATAGCATTTGCCTGCATGTTTTTACCGGATAAACAACTGCATGGGTATTTGAAAAAACTATCAGACAAACTAACTGAAGAAGGAAATCTAGATGGGTTACTACTTACAG GAGCCACTCCAGATGGGATCAAGTTACTGCAAAAGTATCTAGAGGTCACAGGAGACATTCAGTCTACGGCTTTAATAGCAGCACAGGCTTTTTCCGATGATGTCAACCCAGACACCGTTAGAGTATGGATCGAGAA TTACAGAAATCTGCTGGATACTTGGCAACTGTGGAATGAAAGGGCAAAATTCGACATAATGCTGAGTTCTTTCCGACCTAATGAGAGGCAACCGCAACAGGTGTATGTATCTTGTAATTTCTGTGGAAAGAGCATCTCGGCTTGCATGCAGGGACTGAATCGAACTAGGGGTCAATTTTCAAGGATGGGCAGTGCTTCCAACAATCTCAAG ATGTCATCATGCCCCAATTGTAGAAAACCCCTTCCAAGGTGCTCCATATGCTTGATGCATATGGGGACTAAGACAGTATCGCCAACAGCTGATGTTGAGAGTACGAAAGTTATGGAGTTTCCTAATTGGTTCACTTGGTGCCAGACTTGCAGACATGGCGGCCATGCCTCTCATATGGTGCATTGGTTCAA AGAACACTCCGAGTGTCCAGTAACCGCATGCAACTGTAGATGTATCAACATAGATTCAATAACAAACTCAATGATGGCCAAATAA
- the LOC123313487 gene encoding ras-related protein M-Ras-like has product MTRPPNENLPTVKLVVVGDGGVGKSAITIQFFQKLFVTDYDPTIEDSYLQHVEVDGQWCILDVLDTAGQEEFSAMREQYMRKGDGFLLVYSVTDKNSYENIVNFHTQILRVKDRDTYPMLLVANKVDLVHLRKVTEEQGRELAHKLGIPYIETSAKDPPLNIDATFHEVVRIIRNQPQTDNEKRKKKKLKKLGRCVLM; this is encoded by the exons ATGACTCGTCCTCCTAATGAAAACTTGCCAACAGTGAAACTTGTTGTTGTTGGAGATGGTGGTGTGGGTAAAAGTGCAATCACTATCCAATTTTTTCAGAAGCTCTTCGTAACAGACTATGATCCTACAATAGAAGACAGTTATTTGCAGCATGTGGAAGTTGATGGACAGTGGTGCATTTTAGATG TGTTGGACACAGCTGGACAGGAAGAATTCAGTGCAATGAGAGAACAATACATGAGAAAAGGGGATGGTTTTCTTCTTGTTTACTCAGTAACTGATAAGAATAGCTACGAGAATATTGTTAATTTTCATACTCAGATACTGAGAGTTAAAGACAG agaTACTTATCCCATGCTTCTTGTTGCAAACAAAGTTGATCTTGTGCATTTAAGAAAGGTAACTGAAGAGCAAGGAAGGGAATTGGCTCATAAGTTGGGCATACCTTATATTGAAACCAGTGCCAAGGATCCTCCACTTAACATTGATGCAACATTTCATGAG gTTGTGCGTATAATACGCAACCAGCCACAAACGGACAATGAGAAGCGCAAAAAGAAGAAACTCAAGAAATTGGGTAGATGTGTTTTGATGTGA